In one Methylocaldum szegediense genomic region, the following are encoded:
- a CDS encoding TauD/TfdA dioxygenase family protein, translating to MSTAVEFHTHTRQSHSIEPSVTIRPTGGALGAFVTGIDASRPVDPLTIFRLKQAIIDHHILIFQGQTLTDDEFLRFATYFGAIFVPPKDIPVLASDAEGKTPDIVPIANVEGGYTGNGELHPHIDHQWTPYPSSASLLYALEVLEIGGDTTWFNLALAYDALDENTKREIDGLQLITYNPFKRKPGEPRPKYRLDPSAPPISEAFPHPLVRTHPDSGRKLLYLSTDTEVEVVGWPPEKGAELIERLRVHLEDPRFAYRHRWSVGDIVFWDNQATAHARTAFPAELRRVLKRISLAGGRPF from the coding sequence ATGTCCACCGCAGTCGAATTTCATACTCACACCCGTCAGAGTCATTCCATCGAGCCATCCGTCACGATTCGGCCTACCGGCGGTGCTCTCGGTGCCTTCGTCACCGGCATCGATGCCAGCCGCCCGGTCGACCCCTTGACCATATTCCGGCTCAAGCAGGCCATCATCGACCATCACATCCTGATCTTTCAGGGGCAAACCCTGACAGACGATGAATTCCTGCGCTTCGCCACCTATTTCGGCGCCATCTTCGTGCCGCCAAAAGACATACCGGTTTTGGCTTCCGACGCCGAAGGCAAGACCCCTGACATCGTCCCCATCGCCAACGTCGAAGGCGGCTATACCGGGAACGGCGAACTACACCCGCATATCGACCATCAGTGGACGCCCTATCCGTCCAGCGCTTCCTTGCTCTACGCGCTGGAAGTCCTCGAAATCGGTGGCGATACCACCTGGTTCAACCTGGCCTTGGCGTACGATGCCTTGGACGAAAACACCAAGCGCGAGATCGACGGTTTGCAACTCATCACCTACAATCCTTTCAAGCGGAAACCGGGCGAACCGCGTCCCAAATATCGCCTCGACCCCAGCGCGCCGCCCATCAGCGAGGCCTTCCCGCATCCCCTGGTGCGCACCCATCCGGACAGCGGCCGAAAACTCCTTTATCTGAGTACCGATACCGAGGTGGAAGTCGTGGGCTGGCCTCCCGAGAAAGGCGCCGAGCTGATCGAACGATTGCGCGTGCATCTCGAGGATCCTCGCTTCGCCTATCGCCATCGCTGGAGCGTGGGCGACATCGTGTTCTGGGACAACCAAGCCACGGCTCACGCGCGGACCGCTTTCCCTGCCGAGCTTCGGCGCGTCTTGAAACGCATCAGTCTCGCCGGAGGTCGGCCGTTTTGA